In one window of Pseudomonas putida DNA:
- a CDS encoding Fic/DOC family protein, translating into MDKYGVGQDAYCYPGTVVLCNLLDLRDESALARAERDFSELAASQLPFELPPYDLPYLQRLHRALFQDIYAWAGEIRTLDISKGHTRFCNMSRIEAEASKVFSSLARQSWYEGYSRADLIRAVAESFGDLNMVHPFREGNGRAQRILYEHVILNAGFEIDWWSVDPDEWVAANIAAVVCDYSPLEAVFDKCIGRTIIGLSPV; encoded by the coding sequence TTGGACAAGTACGGTGTCGGACAGGACGCCTACTGTTATCCCGGTACGGTCGTCCTGTGCAATCTACTTGATCTTCGTGATGAGTCAGCGCTTGCCAGGGCCGAGCGGGACTTTTCCGAGCTCGCCGCCAGCCAGCTCCCATTCGAGCTTCCTCCTTACGATCTTCCCTATCTCCAGAGGCTTCATCGCGCGCTTTTTCAGGATATTTATGCGTGGGCTGGAGAAATCCGCACGCTCGATATTTCCAAAGGCCACACGCGTTTCTGCAATATGAGTCGCATTGAAGCCGAAGCTTCAAAAGTATTCAGCAGCCTTGCACGGCAAAGCTGGTATGAGGGCTATTCGCGTGCGGATCTGATCCGCGCCGTGGCAGAAAGCTTTGGCGATTTGAACATGGTCCATCCCTTTCGCGAGGGAAATGGGCGAGCTCAGCGGATTCTTTACGAACACGTGATCTTGAACGCGGGTTTTGAAATCGACTGGTGGTCGGTCGATCCTGATGAGTGGGTGGCTGCGAACATAGCGGCAGTTGTTTGCGATTATTCGCCGCTGGAAGCGGTTTTCGACAAGTGCATCGGGCGGACCATCATCGGCTTGTCGCCTGTTTAG
- the fdhF gene encoding formate dehydrogenase subunit alpha → MIHYFDPANSDIDLGTPARDSELQVSLNIDGRAISVPAGTSVMRAAALLGTSIPKLCATDSLEAFGSCRMCMVEIDGMRGYPASCTTPVSEGMVVRTQTPRLAGLRRNVMELYISDHPLDCLTCSANGNCELQTVAGQVGLREVRYGYDGANHLDEAKDVSNPYFDYEPSKCIVCSRCVRACEDIQGTFALTISGRGFESRVAAAGGENFLASECVSCGACVQACPTATLTEKSLVQLGQPERAVITTCAYCGVGCSFRAEMKGDQLVRMVPDKNGGANHGHACVKGRFAWGYATHPDRITTPMIRKRLEDPWQEVSWDEALAYAASEFRRIQLKYGRDSIGGITSSRCTNEEAYLVQKLVRAAFGNNNVDTCARVCHSPTGYGLKQTLGESAGTQSFDSVMQADVILVIGANPTDAHPVFGSQLKRRLRQGARLIVIDPRRIDLVDSPHARAELHLQLRPGTNVAMLNALAHVIVDEGLLDQAFIDARCESAEFTRWREFVSLAENSPEALGPICGVPAEQIREAARLYAGAGNAAIYYGLGVTEHSQGSTAVMGIANLAMATGNIGREGVGVNPLRGQNNVQGSCDMGSFPHELPGYRHISNETVRSEFEQAWGVTLQPDPGLRIPNMFEAALDGSFKALYCQGEDIAQSDPNTQHVTAALMAMECVVVQDIFLNETAKFAHVFLPGSSFLEKDGTFTNAERRISRVRKVMEPLAGKADWEATVALANALGYRMDYRHPSEIMDEIARLTPSFHRVSYAEIDRHGSLQWPCNEAAPDGTPTMHIDQFVRGKGRFMLTGYVPTDEKVNARYPLLLTTGRILSQYNVGAQTRRTHNVAWHDEDRLEIHASDAESRGIRDGDWVGVGSRAGQSVLRARVSARVAPGVVYTTFHFPESGANVITTDNSDWATNCPEYKVTAVEVVRVFQPSEWQKRYQHFSDEQQRLLKERRQVEGQEKAEVRR, encoded by the coding sequence ATGATCCACTATTTCGACCCCGCCAACAGCGACATCGACCTGGGCACGCCTGCCCGCGACAGTGAGCTGCAGGTCAGCCTGAACATCGACGGCCGTGCGATCAGCGTCCCCGCAGGCACCTCGGTGATGCGCGCCGCCGCGCTGCTGGGCACCAGCATCCCCAAGCTGTGCGCCACCGACAGCCTCGAAGCCTTCGGCTCGTGCCGCATGTGCATGGTCGAGATCGACGGTATGCGTGGTTATCCGGCTTCATGCACCACGCCGGTCAGCGAAGGCATGGTGGTGCGCACCCAGACGCCGCGCCTGGCCGGCCTGCGGCGCAATGTCATGGAGCTGTACATCTCCGATCACCCGCTGGACTGCCTGACCTGCTCGGCCAATGGCAACTGCGAGTTGCAAACGGTCGCCGGCCAGGTGGGCCTGCGCGAGGTGCGCTATGGCTATGACGGCGCCAACCATCTTGACGAGGCCAAGGACGTCTCCAACCCGTACTTCGACTACGAGCCCAGCAAGTGCATCGTCTGCAGCCGCTGTGTGCGTGCCTGCGAAGACATTCAGGGCACCTTCGCCCTGACCATCAGTGGTCGAGGCTTCGAGTCGCGGGTGGCAGCGGCCGGTGGCGAGAATTTCCTCGCCTCCGAGTGCGTGTCGTGCGGCGCCTGCGTGCAGGCCTGCCCGACAGCGACCCTGACTGAGAAGAGTTTGGTCCAGCTCGGCCAGCCGGAGCGTGCGGTGATCACCACCTGCGCCTATTGCGGGGTGGGCTGCTCGTTCCGCGCCGAGATGAAGGGCGATCAACTGGTGCGCATGGTCCCGGACAAGAACGGCGGCGCCAACCACGGTCACGCCTGCGTCAAGGGGCGCTTCGCCTGGGGCTACGCCACCCACCCGGATCGCATCACCACGCCGATGATCCGCAAGCGCCTTGAAGACCCATGGCAGGAAGTCAGTTGGGATGAGGCGCTGGCCTATGCCGCCAGTGAGTTCCGACGCATCCAGCTCAAGTACGGACGCGACTCGATCGGCGGTATCACCTCCAGCCGTTGCACCAACGAAGAAGCCTATCTGGTGCAGAAGCTGGTGCGTGCCGCCTTCGGCAACAACAACGTCGACACCTGCGCGCGGGTCTGCCATTCGCCGACCGGTTATGGCCTGAAGCAGACCCTGGGCGAATCGGCCGGCACCCAGAGCTTCGACTCGGTCATGCAGGCCGACGTGATCCTGGTGATCGGCGCCAACCCGACCGACGCTCACCCGGTGTTCGGCTCGCAGCTCAAGCGCCGCCTGCGCCAGGGCGCGCGGCTGATCGTCATCGACCCGCGCCGCATCGACCTGGTCGACTCGCCTCACGCCCGCGCCGAGCTGCACCTGCAGCTGCGTCCGGGCACCAACGTCGCCATGCTCAATGCCTTGGCCCATGTGATCGTCGATGAAGGGCTGCTCGACCAGGCCTTCATCGACGCGCGCTGCGAGAGTGCCGAGTTCACGCGTTGGCGTGAGTTCGTCAGCCTGGCCGAGAACTCACCCGAGGCGCTTGGGCCGATCTGCGGCGTGCCTGCCGAGCAGATCCGCGAGGCGGCACGGTTGTACGCGGGCGCTGGCAATGCGGCGATCTACTATGGCCTGGGCGTCACCGAACACAGCCAGGGCAGCACGGCGGTGATGGGCATCGCCAACCTGGCCATGGCAACCGGCAACATCGGTCGCGAAGGCGTGGGCGTCAATCCGTTGCGTGGTCAGAACAACGTCCAGGGCTCGTGCGACATGGGCTCCTTCCCCCACGAATTGCCGGGCTACCGGCATATCTCCAACGAGACCGTGCGCAGTGAATTCGAGCAGGCCTGGGGCGTTACCTTGCAGCCTGATCCTGGTCTGCGCATTCCCAACATGTTCGAGGCCGCGCTCGATGGCAGCTTCAAGGCGCTGTACTGCCAGGGCGAGGATATCGCCCAGAGTGACCCGAACACCCAGCACGTCACTGCGGCACTGATGGCCATGGAGTGCGTGGTGGTGCAGGACATCTTCCTCAACGAAACCGCCAAGTTCGCCCATGTGTTCCTGCCGGGCAGCTCGTTCCTGGAAAAGGACGGTACCTTCACCAACGCCGAACGCCGCATCTCGCGGGTGCGCAAGGTGATGGAGCCGCTGGCCGGCAAGGCCGACTGGGAGGCGACCGTGGCCCTGGCCAATGCCTTGGGCTACCGCATGGACTACCGGCATCCGTCCGAGATCATGGACGAGATCGCCCGCCTGACGCCGAGCTTCCACCGCGTCAGCTACGCGGAGATCGACCGCCATGGCAGCCTGCAATGGCCGTGCAACGAAGCCGCGCCCGACGGCACCCCGACCATGCACATCGACCAGTTCGTGCGCGGCAAGGGGCGATTCATGCTCACCGGTTATGTACCCACCGACGAGAAGGTCAATGCCCGTTATCCGTTGTTGCTGACCACCGGCCGCATCCTCAGCCAATACAACGTCGGCGCCCAGACCCGTCGCACCCACAACGTTGCCTGGCACGATGAGGATCGCCTGGAGATCCACGCCAGCGATGCCGAAAGCCGCGGCATCCGCGACGGCGACTGGGTTGGCGTGGGCAGCCGTGCGGGGCAGAGCGTATTGCGTGCGCGGGTCAGTGCGCGGGTGGCGCCGGGCGTGGTGTACACCACCTTCCACTTCCCCGAGTCCGGTGCCAACGTGATCACCACCGACAACTCCGACTGGGCCACCAACTGCCCCGAGTACAAAGTCACGGCGGTTGAGGTGGTGCGGGTGTTCCAGCCCTCTGAATGGCAGAAGCGCTATCAGCATTTCAGTGACGAACAGCAGCGCTTGCTCAAGGAGCGACGCCAGGTCGAAGGACAGGAAAAAGCCGAGGTCCGCCGATGA
- a CDS encoding electron transfer flavoprotein-ubiquinone oxidoreductase, with product MEREYMEFDVVIVGAGPAGLSAACRLKQKAAEAGNEISVCVVEKGSEVGAHILSGAVFEPRALNELFPDWKELGAPLNTEVKRDDIYVLKDQGSSVKVPDLFVPKTMHNQGNYIISLGNLCRWLAQQAENLGVEIYPGFAAQEALFDENGVVRGIVTGDLGVDREGQPKDGLYTPGMELRAKYTLFAEGCRGHIGKQLIKRFDLDSEADVQHYGIGIKEIWEIDPSKHEQGLVVHTAGWPLDVVSAENTGGSFLYHLENNQVVVGLIVDLSYANPYLSPFDEFQRLKHHPVISQYLEGGKRISYGARAICKGGLNSLPKMVFNGGALIGCDLGTLNFAKIKGSHTAMKSGMLAADAVADALFAGSEGGDALNSYVEAFKASWLYEELYASRNFGPAMHKFGPLFGAAFNYVDQNWFGGKLPFTLHDTKPDYACMKLAADAKKIDYPKPDGKLSFDKLSSVFLSSTNHEEEQPCHLKLTDPNVPIATNLPLYDEPAQRYCPAGVYEVVTQEDGSKRFQINAQNCVHCKTCDIKDPSQNITWVTPEGAGGPNYPNM from the coding sequence GTGGAACGCGAATACATGGAATTCGACGTGGTCATCGTCGGCGCAGGCCCGGCGGGCCTGTCTGCCGCCTGCCGCCTGAAGCAGAAGGCCGCCGAAGCCGGTAACGAGATCAGCGTCTGCGTGGTCGAGAAAGGCTCCGAGGTCGGCGCCCACATCCTCTCCGGCGCGGTCTTCGAACCCCGCGCGCTGAACGAACTGTTCCCCGATTGGAAAGAACTCGGCGCCCCGCTGAACACCGAGGTCAAGCGCGACGACATCTATGTGCTCAAGGACCAGGGCAGTTCGGTCAAGGTGCCGGACCTGTTCGTGCCCAAGACCATGCACAACCAGGGCAACTACATCATCTCGCTGGGTAACCTGTGCCGCTGGCTGGCCCAGCAGGCCGAGAACCTGGGCGTGGAAATCTACCCGGGCTTCGCCGCCCAGGAAGCGCTGTTCGACGAGAACGGCGTAGTCCGTGGCATCGTCACCGGCGACCTGGGTGTCGACCGCGAAGGTCAGCCCAAGGACGGCCTGTACACCCCCGGCATGGAGCTGCGCGCCAAGTACACCCTGTTCGCCGAAGGTTGCCGCGGCCACATCGGCAAGCAGCTGATCAAGCGCTTCGACCTGGACAGCGAAGCCGACGTGCAGCACTACGGCATCGGCATCAAGGAAATCTGGGAGATCGACCCGAGCAAGCACGAGCAAGGCCTGGTCGTGCACACCGCCGGCTGGCCGCTGGATGTGGTGAGCGCCGAGAACACCGGCGGCTCGTTCCTCTACCACCTGGAGAACAACCAGGTAGTAGTTGGCTTGATCGTCGACCTGTCCTACGCCAATCCCTACCTGTCGCCGTTCGACGAGTTCCAGCGCCTGAAGCACCACCCGGTGATCAGCCAGTACCTGGAAGGCGGCAAGCGCATCAGCTACGGCGCCCGCGCCATCTGCAAGGGCGGCCTGAACTCGCTGCCGAAGATGGTGTTCAACGGCGGCGCGCTGATCGGCTGCGACCTGGGCACCCTGAACTTCGCCAAGATCAAGGGCAGCCACACGGCGATGAAGTCCGGCATGCTGGCCGCCGATGCAGTGGCCGATGCCCTGTTCGCCGGCAGCGAAGGTGGCGACGCCCTCAACAGCTACGTCGAGGCGTTCAAGGCCAGCTGGCTGTATGAAGAGCTGTACGCCAGCCGCAACTTCGGCCCGGCCATGCACAAGTTCGGGCCACTGTTCGGCGCTGCGTTCAACTATGTCGACCAGAACTGGTTCGGCGGCAAGCTGCCGTTCACCCTGCACGACACCAAGCCCGACTACGCCTGCATGAAGCTGGCTGCCGACGCGAAAAAGATCGACTACCCAAAGCCCGACGGCAAGCTCAGCTTCGACAAGCTCAGCTCGGTGTTCCTCTCCAGCACCAACCATGAAGAGGAACAACCCTGCCACCTGAAGCTGACCGATCCGAACGTGCCGATCGCCACCAACCTGCCACTGTACGACGAGCCGGCCCAGCGTTACTGCCCGGCCGGGGTCTACGAAGTGGTCACCCAGGAAGACGGCAGCAAGCGCTTCCAGATCAACGCGCAGAACTGCGTGCACTGCAAGACCTGCGACATCAAGGATCCGTCGCAGAACATCACCTGGGTCACCCCAGAAGGTGCCGGCGGCCCTAACTACCCCAACATGTAA
- a CDS encoding YhfG family protein: MKGISLETKKAAWEKTRRSNYAASLRLEGFDVTPDSAERKLPSKEELLRHYRKQV; this comes from the coding sequence GTGAAAGGCATCAGCTTGGAAACCAAAAAAGCAGCTTGGGAAAAGACTCGCCGCTCGAACTACGCAGCCAGTCTGCGCCTTGAGGGTTTTGATGTCACGCCTGACTCCGCCGAGCGTAAGCTCCCGTCCAAGGAAGAGTTGTTGCGTCACTACCGCAAGCAGGTTTGA
- a CDS encoding ABC transporter ATP-binding protein/permease, producing MEMNWHQALQESLSWLAVASLITLVGFTAAAFLAVRFTRWGQQFWQLAGDYFSFRRSWRPLLVFALLLFLALFSVRMNVLFSFWYNGFYSALQGLDQTAFWYLLGVFAVLATIHVLRSLFNYYVTQSFNIHWRVWLTERLTADWMHGDAYYRGQFLEEPVDNPDQRIELDVNAFVTGSVSLALGAVSALVSLVAFTGILWGLSAPLTVAGVEVPRAMVFAVYVYVLIATWIAFRLGRPLIRLNFLNEKLTANFRYALMRLRENAENIAFYQGAQVERGTLLGRFFALIGNVWALVWRSLKFNGFNLGVSQVAVVFPFILQAPRFFSGAIKLGDVMQTSQAFGQVQDSLSFFRESYDTFASYRATLDRLTGFLDANHQASELPHVATRELPRALDIAGLQVLRPDGHRLIADLSLNLQAGQALLIKGPSGSGKTTLLRALAGLWPYAEGAVARPLGEQALFLSQRPYLPLGDLRTAIAYPAQVGQEQDARMQQALRQVNLAHLAERLEESRDWTRILSIGEQQRLAFARVLFNQPHVVFLDESTSAMDEGLEHALYSLLRNEMPETLLVSVGHRSTLAGFHSHRLEVDGKGGWALFEQDAVVLS from the coding sequence ATGGAAATGAACTGGCACCAGGCCCTGCAAGAGAGCCTGAGCTGGCTTGCAGTCGCTTCATTGATCACCCTTGTCGGCTTCACCGCCGCCGCTTTCCTGGCGGTGCGCTTTACTCGCTGGGGCCAGCAGTTCTGGCAACTGGCAGGCGATTACTTCAGCTTCAGGCGCAGTTGGCGTCCGCTGTTGGTGTTTGCCCTGCTGCTGTTCCTGGCGCTGTTCTCGGTGCGCATGAACGTGCTGTTCTCGTTCTGGTACAACGGTTTCTATAGCGCCCTGCAGGGCCTGGACCAGACCGCGTTCTGGTACCTGCTCGGGGTGTTCGCGGTACTGGCGACCATTCATGTGCTGCGTTCTCTGTTCAACTACTACGTCACCCAGTCGTTCAACATCCATTGGCGGGTTTGGCTGACCGAGCGCCTGACCGCCGACTGGATGCATGGCGATGCCTACTACCGCGGGCAGTTCCTCGAAGAGCCGGTGGACAACCCGGACCAACGTATCGAACTGGACGTCAACGCCTTCGTTACCGGCTCGGTGTCGCTGGCCCTCGGGGCAGTGAGTGCGTTGGTCTCGCTGGTTGCCTTCACCGGCATTCTCTGGGGGCTGTCGGCGCCGCTGACAGTGGCTGGAGTCGAGGTGCCGCGGGCGATGGTGTTTGCGGTGTACGTCTATGTGCTCATCGCCACCTGGATCGCTTTCCGCCTCGGGCGGCCGTTGATTCGCCTGAACTTCCTCAACGAAAAGCTCACGGCGAACTTTCGCTACGCACTGATGCGCTTGCGCGAGAATGCCGAGAACATTGCCTTCTACCAGGGCGCGCAGGTCGAGCGGGGCACGTTGCTCGGGCGTTTCTTCGCCTTGATCGGCAATGTCTGGGCACTGGTCTGGCGGAGCCTGAAGTTCAACGGTTTCAACCTGGGTGTCAGCCAGGTGGCGGTGGTGTTCCCGTTCATCCTGCAGGCGCCGCGCTTTTTCAGCGGAGCGATCAAGCTGGGTGATGTGATGCAGACGTCGCAGGCGTTCGGGCAGGTGCAGGATTCGTTATCGTTTTTCCGGGAGTCCTACGACACCTTTGCCAGCTACCGCGCGACCCTCGATCGTCTCACCGGTTTTCTCGATGCCAACCACCAGGCCAGCGAGCTGCCGCACGTGGCAACCCGCGAGCTGCCGCGGGCCCTGGATATCGCGGGTTTGCAGGTGCTGCGCCCGGATGGCCATCGGTTGATTGCCGACCTGAGCCTGAACCTGCAGGCCGGGCAGGCATTGCTGATCAAGGGGCCTTCGGGCAGCGGCAAGACCACGCTGCTTCGAGCCCTGGCGGGATTGTGGCCTTATGCAGAAGGGGCGGTCGCGAGGCCTTTGGGGGAGCAGGCGCTGTTCCTGTCGCAGCGGCCTTACCTGCCGTTGGGGGATCTGCGCACCGCCATCGCCTACCCGGCCCAGGTCGGCCAGGAGCAGGATGCACGGATGCAGCAGGCATTGCGGCAAGTGAACCTGGCGCATCTGGCCGAGCGCCTGGAGGAAAGCCGCGACTGGACGCGCATCCTGTCGATCGGCGAGCAGCAGCGCCTGGCGTTTGCCCGGGTGCTGTTCAACCAGCCGCATGTGGTGTTTCTCGATGAGTCCACTTCGGCGATGGATGAAGGTTTGGAACATGCCTTGTATTCGCTGCTACGCAACGAAATGCCGGAAACCTTGCTGGTGAGTGTCGGGCACCGCAGCACGCTGGCTGGCTTTCACAGCCACCGGCTGGAGGTCGATGGCAAGGGTGGTTGGGCGTTGTTCGAGCAGGACGCGGTGGTGCTGTCCTGA
- a CDS encoding electron transfer flavoprotein subunit beta/FixA family protein, whose translation MKVLVAVKRVVDYNVKVRVKADNSGVDLANVKMSMNPFCEIAVEEAVRLKEKGVATEIVAVAVGPTAAQEQLRTALALGADRAILVETSEELNSLAVAKALKAIVDKEQPQLVILGKQAIDSDNNQTGQMLAALTGYAQGTFASKVEVAGDKLNVTREIDGGLQTVALNLPAIVTTDLRLNEPRYASLPNIMKAKKKPLETVTPDALGVSTASTTKTIKVEAPAARSAGIKVKSVAELVEKLKNEAKVI comes from the coding sequence ATGAAGGTTCTTGTAGCTGTCAAACGAGTGGTCGACTACAACGTCAAGGTTCGCGTCAAGGCGGACAACTCCGGCGTCGACCTTGCAAACGTCAAGATGTCCATGAACCCCTTCTGCGAAATCGCCGTGGAAGAAGCCGTACGCCTGAAAGAGAAGGGCGTTGCGACCGAGATCGTCGCCGTTGCCGTCGGCCCGACCGCCGCCCAGGAGCAACTGCGTACCGCCCTGGCACTGGGTGCCGATCGTGCCATCCTGGTCGAGACCAGCGAGGAGCTTAACTCCCTGGCCGTGGCCAAGGCGCTGAAGGCCATCGTCGATAAAGAGCAGCCGCAGCTGGTCATCCTCGGCAAGCAGGCCATCGACAGTGACAACAACCAGACCGGCCAGATGCTGGCTGCGCTGACCGGCTACGCCCAGGGTACCTTCGCCTCCAAGGTCGAAGTGGCTGGCGACAAGCTGAACGTCACCCGTGAGATCGATGGCGGCCTGCAGACCGTCGCGCTGAACCTGCCGGCGATCGTCACCACCGACCTGCGTCTGAACGAGCCGCGCTATGCGTCGCTGCCGAACATCATGAAGGCCAAGAAGAAGCCGCTGGAGACCGTGACTCCAGATGCGCTGGGCGTATCCACCGCCTCCACCACCAAGACCATCAAAGTCGAAGCGCCTGCTGCACGCAGCGCCGGTATCAAGGTCAAGTCGGTGGCCGAACTGGTCGAGAAGCTGAAGAACGAAGCGAAGGTAATCTAA
- a CDS encoding formate dehydrogenase beta subunit: MIKLCISCDSLARAVGADQLAEAFEREAAKRQLPLQIQRTSSRGLYWLEPLLELESAEGRLGFGPVMPEDVPGLLEALDKGAEHPLALGPVEQIPYLKTQQRLLFARAGITRPCSLDDYQAHGGFEGLRKAALMDGDAVVAAVLDSGLRGRGGAAFPAGIKWRTVRQAPAGQKYIVCNADEGDSGTFADRMLMEGDPFLLIEGMIIAGLAVGASKGYIYVRSEYPDAIRVLDEAVMLAREAGYLDVTGSGVAFELEVRVGAGAYICGEETALLESIEGKRGIVRAKPPLPALEGLFGQPTLVHNVLTLASVPIILARGAAFYRDFGMGRSLGTLPFQLAGNVRQGGLVERAFGLTLRELVEGYGGGTASGRPLKAAQVGGPLGAWVPPSQFDTPLDYEAFAAIGAMIGHGGVVVADDTLNMAGMARFALQFCAEESCGKCTPCRIGSTRGMEVVDRLIASSDPAAREDQAHLLRDLCDTMQYGSLCAMGGMTAYPVASALKHFPADFGLASSEAAQ, from the coding sequence ATGATCAAGCTGTGTATTTCCTGCGATTCGCTGGCTCGCGCAGTGGGCGCCGACCAGCTCGCCGAGGCGTTCGAACGTGAGGCCGCGAAGCGGCAACTGCCGCTGCAGATCCAGCGCACCAGCTCGCGTGGCCTGTATTGGCTCGAGCCATTGCTGGAGCTGGAAAGCGCCGAAGGGCGCCTGGGCTTCGGACCGGTCATGCCCGAAGACGTGCCGGGCCTTCTGGAGGCCCTGGACAAAGGGGCTGAGCATCCACTGGCATTGGGCCCTGTCGAACAGATCCCTTACCTGAAGACCCAGCAGCGCCTGCTGTTTGCCCGCGCAGGCATCACCCGGCCATGTTCGCTGGACGACTATCAAGCCCATGGGGGCTTCGAGGGCTTGCGCAAGGCTGCATTGATGGACGGCGATGCAGTGGTTGCCGCGGTTCTGGATTCCGGCCTGCGTGGCCGAGGCGGGGCTGCGTTTCCAGCGGGTATCAAATGGCGCACCGTGCGCCAGGCACCGGCCGGGCAGAAGTACATCGTCTGCAACGCCGACGAAGGCGACTCCGGCACCTTTGCCGACCGCATGCTGATGGAAGGCGATCCGTTCCTGCTGATCGAAGGCATGATCATCGCCGGCCTCGCGGTTGGCGCTAGCAAGGGCTATATCTATGTGCGCTCCGAATACCCGGACGCCATTCGAGTGCTCGACGAGGCCGTCATGCTGGCGCGCGAGGCCGGTTATCTGGACGTCACCGGCAGCGGCGTGGCCTTCGAGCTCGAAGTGCGTGTGGGGGCTGGTGCTTATATTTGCGGCGAGGAAACGGCGCTGCTGGAGTCGATCGAAGGCAAGCGCGGCATCGTGCGCGCCAAGCCGCCGCTGCCGGCGCTCGAGGGCCTGTTCGGCCAGCCGACGCTGGTGCATAACGTCCTGACCTTGGCTTCTGTGCCGATCATCCTGGCAAGAGGTGCAGCGTTCTATCGCGACTTTGGCATGGGCCGTTCGCTGGGCACGTTGCCGTTCCAACTGGCGGGCAACGTGCGCCAGGGCGGGTTGGTCGAGCGTGCCTTTGGCCTGACCCTGCGTGAGCTGGTCGAGGGGTATGGCGGGGGTACCGCCAGTGGTCGTCCGCTGAAAGCTGCGCAGGTCGGTGGCCCGCTGGGTGCCTGGGTGCCGCCGTCGCAGTTCGATACGCCGCTGGACTACGAGGCCTTCGCTGCCATCGGCGCGATGATCGGCCATGGTGGTGTGGTAGTCGCCGACGACACGCTTAACATGGCCGGCATGGCGCGTTTCGCCCTGCAGTTCTGCGCCGAGGAATCCTGCGGCAAGTGCACGCCCTGCCGCATCGGGTCGACCCGCGGCATGGAGGTGGTGGATCGCCTGATCGCCAGCAGCGACCCTGCTGCGCGCGAAGACCAGGCGCACCTGCTGCGCGATTTGTGCGACACGATGCAGTACGGCTCGCTGTGCGCCATGGGCGGGATGACCGCTTACCCGGTGGCCAGCGCCCTCAAGCACTTCCCCGCCGATTTCGGTCTGGCCAGCTCGGAGGCCGCACAATGA
- a CDS encoding formate dehydrogenase subunit delta: MSSDNLVKMANQIAHYFDSEPDRALAVQGVRQHLQSFWTPAMRRQLSEWSEAHAGEGLDSKVREALG; this comes from the coding sequence ATGAGCAGTGACAACCTGGTCAAGATGGCCAACCAGATCGCCCACTACTTCGACAGCGAGCCGGACCGGGCGCTGGCGGTGCAGGGGGTGAGGCAGCACTTGCAGAGTTTCTGGACCCCAGCGATGCGCCGGCAGTTGAGCGAATGGAGCGAGGCCCATGCGGGGGAGGGGCTCGATTCGAAGGTGCGGGAGGCGTTGGGATAG
- a CDS encoding formate dehydrogenase subunit gamma, whose translation MPEETLDLPLIQRVLDNHKEVPGALLPILHAIQQGLGHVPDEAVPEIAHALNLSLAEVRGVISFYHDFRTSPPARHTLRLCRAESCQSRGAEALAAQLREQLGLDDHGTTADGALSLRPVYCLGACACSPALELDGQVHARLTPERLQALVNSCRVEAGA comes from the coding sequence ATGCCTGAAGAGACGCTTGACCTGCCCTTGATCCAGCGTGTGCTGGACAACCACAAGGAGGTGCCCGGCGCGCTGTTGCCGATCCTCCACGCCATCCAGCAAGGCCTGGGCCATGTACCCGATGAAGCAGTCCCCGAGATCGCCCATGCGCTGAACCTCAGCCTCGCCGAGGTGCGTGGGGTGATCAGCTTCTACCATGATTTCCGCACTTCGCCCCCGGCACGCCATACCCTGCGCCTGTGCCGCGCCGAGTCGTGCCAGAGCCGCGGCGCCGAAGCCCTGGCCGCGCAGCTGCGCGAACAGCTTGGGCTGGACGACCATGGCACCACTGCAGATGGAGCGTTGAGTCTGCGCCCGGTGTACTGCCTCGGCGCTTGCGCCTGCTCGCCAGCGCTGGAGCTGGACGGGCAGGTGCATGCGCGGCTCACGCCCGAGCGTCTGCAGGCTTTGGTGAACAGCTGCAGGGTGGAGGCGGGCGCATGA